Within the Rhizobium sp. BG4 genome, the region CTTGTGCAGCACAAACGGCGCCGGCGCTCCGGTCTCTTCGAAAGTGGCGAAATACAGCGTCACGGGACGATAGGTGTCCGAAATCGCGCCGATGGCGATATTGACCGGGCTGTCGCTGGCGATGCCCTCCCCGCCTATCGTTGCAAGCGAGGTCTCCAAAACGGCCAGCGTGGCATCAACGGAGCCGGTTGCCTCTGCGGCGCCAGCCGATCGATCGCGGCAACCGAGCCGCTGCCGGTGATTGCCAGCGGTGCGAAAGCCGAAGCCCGAACCTTGCTGGTGATTTCGACGACAGTGCCATCTGGCAGGTAGCGCGCGCCGTCCGTCAGGATCTCCATGCGGTCTTTGTACGGTTTCAACGAGCCCCTCGATTTGCTGGCTGCTGGACGACTAGCTTTTCGAGGTTAGTTGCAGCCATTATTCGTCGTCCCGCCGGTTGCGGACCGAAAGTCTAGCCACGTCGAATAGGTCGGCTGGTTGCCCGTTGCTGTGTCTTCCATAGATTGTTCCTTGATTATTGGTCGTGGCCAAAAAAAAGCGGCGCCTGCCGGTTACGGGAGACGCCGCTGATGGCCTGCCGTGGACTTCCACGACTACAATCGCGCTACTTTCCGTGGTTTCGCACGGGCGCATTCCCAGTTTACGGGCAAGATCGATCGTCGGAATAACCGTGCCGCGCAGGTTGATGACGCCAAGAACCTCGGGCGACGTATGTGGCAACGGTGTCGAGGCTCCCCATCCGCGGATTTCGCGGACGGACGTCGTCTCGATGCAGAATGTTTGTGCGTCAAGCTGGAATGAGATGATGTCCAGCGTCGTCTGCTCATTCAGGTTCGTGCTCATGCTGGACATCAGAATTCCTCCCAGCTGTCGCCGCCCTTGTTCGCCAAGATCCTTCGGATCTTGAGAAAATGGTACGGAAACCCCACGAGCGCAGAGGTCTTTCCACAAAATTTTCGACGATGCGGTTTACGTCTGGAACACAGGTCAGTTCGAGTCACACCCGTGTTGCCGACGACAAACGAGACGCTCGTCCTTCAAAGGAAGGTACTCCTGAGTTCGATGATTGGGATGTCTGAAAGCTTCTCGAGCGGAGAACCGTAAGCCGTCAGTGCCTACCCGTCTCGGTAGTTTAGGCCGCCACAAAATCTCACAGTACTCTATCGGCCCGAGCCGATCGAAACCTACCTGTGAGAGTGTTTAGTTCTATAGCTCCCAAGTGCAATGCCCGGATTGATGCGATAGACCCTGTCG harbors:
- a CDS encoding chemotaxis protein CheW, encoding MSSMSTNLNEQTTLDIISFQLDAQTFCIETTSVREIRGWGASTPLPHTSPEVLGVINLRGTVIPTIDLARKLGMRPCETTESSAIVVVEVHGRPSAASPVTGRRRFFLATTNNQGTIYGRHSNGQPADLFDVARLSVRNRRDDE